The following are from one region of the Cytobacillus firmus genome:
- a CDS encoding KH domain-containing protein, whose product MKELIETIVKPLVDFPEDVQVNVQEEDQRVTYQLSVNKNDMGKVIGKQGRVAKAIRTVVYAAGSSEQKKIFLEIIE is encoded by the coding sequence ATGAAAGAGCTTATCGAAACGATTGTTAAGCCCCTTGTTGATTTTCCGGAAGATGTTCAAGTGAATGTCCAAGAAGAGGATCAGCGCGTAACCTACCAGCTTTCTGTCAACAAGAATGACATGGGGAAAGTAATTGGGAAGCAAGGGCGCGTTGCGAAAGCAATACGGACCGTTGTTTATGCAGCAGGTTCATCAGAACAAAAGAAGATCTTTTTAGAGATCATCGAATAA
- the rpsP gene encoding 30S ribosomal protein S16, which yields MAVKIRLKRMGAHKNPFYRIVVADSRSPRDGRFIETVGTYNPVAQPAIVEINEELALKWLQTGAKPSDTVRNLFSKQGIMEKFHNAKNGK from the coding sequence ATGGCAGTAAAAATTCGTTTAAAGCGTATGGGTGCTCATAAAAACCCTTTCTATCGTATCGTTGTAGCTGATTCTCGTTCTCCTCGTGACGGACGTTTCATTGAAACAGTAGGAACTTACAATCCGGTTGCTCAACCAGCGATCGTTGAGATCAATGAAGAGTTGGCTCTTAAATGGCTTCAGACAGGTGCTAAGCCATCTGATACAGTACGTAACCTTTTCTCTAAGCAAGGCATTATGGAGAAATTCCATAACGCTAAAAACGGTAAGTAA
- the ffh gene encoding signal recognition particle protein: MAFEGLADRLQNTIQKIRGKGKINEADVKEMMREVRLALLEADVNFKVVKEFVKKVSERAVGQEVLKSLTPGQQVIKVVKEELTELMGGEQSKIAVSNRPPTVIMMVGLQGAGKTTTTGKLANLLRKKYNRNPMLVAADIYRPAAIKQLETLGKQLNMPVFSLGDQVSPVEIAKQAIAKAKEDHNDYVLIDTAGRLHVDEALMDELKQIKELSNPDEIFLVVDAMTGQDAVNVAQSFNDLLGLTGVVLTKLDGDTRGGAALSIRSVTNTPIKFVGLGEKLDALEAFHPERMASRILGMGDVLSLIEKAQANVDEEKAKELEQKMRTASFTFDDFLDQLGQVRQMGPLDELLKMMPGANKIKGLNNMQIDEKQITHVEAIIKSMTKEEKTHPEIINSSRRKRIAKGSGRTVPEVNRLLKQFEDMKKMMKQMAGMQQKGKKKGAFKLPFNPF, translated from the coding sequence ATGGCATTTGAAGGATTGGCCGACCGACTGCAAAATACAATTCAGAAGATCCGCGGAAAAGGCAAAATTAATGAAGCGGATGTAAAAGAAATGATGCGTGAAGTCCGTCTCGCCCTTTTGGAAGCGGATGTTAACTTCAAAGTTGTCAAGGAGTTCGTCAAAAAAGTCAGCGAACGCGCTGTCGGGCAGGAAGTATTAAAGAGCCTGACGCCGGGACAGCAGGTAATAAAGGTTGTTAAAGAAGAATTAACGGAACTGATGGGTGGAGAGCAGAGCAAAATTGCTGTTTCCAATCGCCCGCCGACAGTCATTATGATGGTCGGTCTTCAGGGGGCCGGTAAAACGACTACAACCGGAAAGCTTGCGAACCTGCTCCGCAAAAAGTATAACCGCAATCCGATGCTGGTTGCTGCAGACATTTACCGACCTGCGGCGATTAAACAGCTCGAAACGCTTGGCAAACAGCTGAATATGCCTGTCTTCTCCCTTGGCGATCAAGTCAGTCCTGTTGAAATTGCAAAACAGGCGATCGCAAAGGCAAAAGAGGATCATAATGATTATGTTCTAATCGATACAGCAGGAAGACTGCATGTGGATGAAGCTTTAATGGATGAGCTAAAGCAAATCAAAGAGCTTTCCAATCCGGATGAAATTTTCCTTGTTGTAGATGCCATGACTGGCCAAGATGCGGTTAATGTAGCACAAAGCTTCAATGATCTGCTGGGTCTTACAGGAGTAGTCCTGACAAAGCTGGATGGCGATACCCGAGGCGGTGCGGCTCTATCCATTAGATCCGTAACAAACACGCCGATTAAATTCGTCGGTCTGGGCGAAAAGCTGGATGCCCTTGAAGCGTTCCATCCAGAACGGATGGCATCCCGTATTTTAGGTATGGGGGATGTCTTATCCCTAATTGAAAAAGCACAGGCCAATGTGGATGAAGAAAAGGCAAAAGAGCTTGAGCAGAAGATGCGCACTGCTTCTTTCACATTTGATGACTTTTTGGATCAGCTTGGTCAGGTCCGCCAAATGGGACCTCTTGATGAGCTTCTGAAAATGATGCCTGGCGCCAACAAAATCAAAGGCTTGAATAATATGCAAATCGATGAGAAGCAAATCACTCACGTTGAAGCCATTATTAAGTCGATGACTAAGGAAGAGAAAACTCATCCGGAAATCATTAATTCAAGCCGCCGCAAACGGATTGCCAAGGGAAGCGGAAGAACCGTCCCTGAAGTTAACCGTCTGCTGAAGCAATTTGAAGACATGAAAAAGATGATGAAGCAAATGGCAGGCATGCAGCAAAAAGGCAAGAAAAAAGGTGCATTCAAGCTTCCTTTTAACCCTTTTTAA
- a CDS encoding putative DNA-binding protein, which yields MLEKTTRMNYLYDFYQSLLTPKQRSYMSLYYLDDFSLGEIAEEYDVSRQAVYDNIKRTEAMLEEYEEKLLLFHKFQERSKLIAEIKKMLGEGSPSRQALEEAVAELEKLD from the coding sequence ATGCTCGAAAAGACAACGAGGATGAACTACCTTTATGATTTCTATCAATCGTTGTTAACTCCTAAGCAGAGAAGCTATATGTCCCTTTACTACCTGGATGATTTTTCGCTTGGAGAGATTGCCGAGGAATATGATGTTAGCCGGCAAGCGGTTTATGACAACATTAAGAGAACAGAAGCAATGCTTGAAGAGTATGAAGAAAAGCTACTATTATTTCATAAATTTCAAGAGCGCAGCAAGCTGATTGCAGAAATAAAAAAGATGCTGGGGGAAGGCTCCCCTTCCCGCCAGGCATTGGAAGAAGCAGTGGCAGAGCTTGAGAAATTAGATTAG
- a CDS encoding VWA domain-containing protein — MGIEVKYPFLFLLLIPVVIIVFLFIRNHSGKGNEKFWIAGLRLIIFSLLIIALTVPQVVLPVKGQTVVFLADRSASIGTNEEALAWIENSTSHRKNDDQFAVAAFGKNAVLEQNLGRNREAINEFNGVAEDSQSNLEAGLQFAASLIPRESSGRIVLMTDGNETEGDSLEAAAVLKNRNIEIDHVPLTTAAGDDVSISELNVPPSLYLGEEAPITIEVTSNVAKEADIRLSVNHKEVLKETVHVNEGKNVYTFTHKADTAGLTVYKAEIAAERDAYSENNALHSVVNVKGTPKVLIVQGEEAGDLANLLKGSGLETDIVIPEKLPTVLSGYLQYQSIIFNNVPATVISEQQMILMEKAVKEFGTGFIMFGGEESFGLGGYFKTPIEKLLPVDMDIKGKKEMPSLGLVLVMDRSGSMAGNKIELAKEAAARSVELLREEDTLGFIAFDDRPWEILETKPLKDKQKAIEKIKSITPGGGTEIFTSLEQAYSELEDLQLQRKHIILLTDGQSATNGDYELLIESGKEKNITLSTVALGQDADRGLLEELAGMGSGRFYDVTDSSVIPSILSRETVMATRTYIEDKPFYPTIQPYPEWSSLFEKGVPEMNAYIASTAKPRAQVPLLSEKKDPVLAEWQYGMGWTAAFTSDISGKWSGEWASWEKWPTYINQLVTKTLPQYESEPYRVDVENKDGNTVLSLESAASISLPIETSIVSETGEQIKANMRLTAPGKYEALMPENAGMYFLNIKQTDQNGNIQVHQTGFTIPYSEEYLQKGTNNENLQSLSKMTGGKMLTSGEEAFRPLKKPASTKQPISEWLLIAAFLLFFSEIAVRRFGLTGLAAGILKKNRKVKEKPDAPKKVPKLKASRKKPSPSEQAPVKLQEEIPVKEPPEKTKAKKPNLTQPSAEPSPKEREERMKRLLDAKNRKK, encoded by the coding sequence GTGGGCATAGAGGTTAAATATCCCTTCCTGTTTCTCCTCCTGATTCCTGTTGTCATAATCGTTTTTTTATTTATTCGAAATCACAGCGGAAAAGGAAATGAAAAATTTTGGATTGCCGGTTTGAGGCTGATCATTTTCTCTTTATTAATTATTGCACTGACCGTTCCTCAGGTGGTTCTTCCGGTAAAGGGACAGACCGTCGTATTTCTGGCCGACCGTTCTGCAAGCATTGGCACGAATGAGGAAGCACTTGCCTGGATAGAAAACAGCACCAGCCACAGGAAAAATGACGATCAATTCGCAGTGGCTGCTTTTGGGAAAAATGCAGTACTTGAACAGAATCTGGGCAGAAACCGTGAAGCTATAAACGAATTTAACGGAGTGGCAGAAGATTCCCAATCCAATCTCGAAGCAGGGCTGCAATTTGCCGCTTCGCTCATTCCGAGGGAGTCTTCCGGCAGAATTGTCCTGATGACGGACGGGAATGAAACGGAAGGCGATAGCCTGGAAGCTGCAGCAGTTTTAAAAAATCGGAATATCGAGATTGACCATGTGCCATTAACAACAGCAGCAGGGGACGATGTCTCAATCTCAGAATTAAACGTTCCTCCTTCCCTATATTTAGGAGAAGAGGCTCCGATTACAATAGAAGTTACCAGCAACGTTGCCAAAGAAGCTGATATCAGACTATCGGTAAATCATAAAGAAGTATTAAAGGAAACCGTTCATGTGAACGAAGGGAAAAATGTTTATACGTTTACCCACAAAGCGGATACCGCAGGGTTAACGGTATATAAAGCAGAGATAGCTGCAGAACGGGATGCCTACTCTGAAAACAATGCACTTCACTCAGTTGTGAATGTAAAGGGTACCCCTAAGGTTCTGATCGTACAAGGAGAGGAAGCTGGCGATCTTGCAAATCTTTTAAAAGGTTCAGGCCTGGAGACAGACATCGTTATCCCAGAGAAGCTTCCGACCGTACTCTCAGGTTATTTGCAATATCAATCGATTATTTTTAATAATGTCCCTGCAACTGTTATCTCAGAGCAGCAAATGATCTTGATGGAGAAGGCAGTGAAAGAATTCGGCACTGGTTTTATTATGTTTGGCGGTGAAGAAAGCTTTGGGCTGGGGGGCTATTTTAAAACTCCGATCGAGAAATTGCTTCCAGTGGATATGGATATCAAAGGCAAGAAAGAAATGCCTTCCCTAGGTCTTGTGTTAGTTATGGACCGTTCTGGAAGCATGGCAGGAAATAAAATTGAATTGGCGAAAGAGGCGGCAGCCCGTTCAGTTGAACTGCTGCGTGAAGAAGATACACTCGGATTCATTGCATTTGATGACCGTCCATGGGAAATCCTTGAAACTAAGCCTCTCAAGGATAAGCAAAAGGCAATTGAAAAAATCAAATCCATTACACCGGGCGGGGGGACAGAAATCTTTACCTCTCTGGAACAGGCATACAGTGAGCTTGAAGATTTACAGCTGCAGAGAAAGCATATCATTTTACTGACAGATGGCCAATCTGCCACAAATGGAGACTATGAGCTTTTAATTGAAAGCGGGAAAGAGAAGAATATCACTCTCTCAACTGTTGCTCTTGGCCAGGATGCTGATAGAGGGCTGCTGGAAGAACTTGCGGGAATGGGGTCTGGGCGTTTTTATGATGTTACAGACTCTTCCGTTATACCAAGCATTTTATCACGTGAAACCGTAATGGCTACGCGAACTTATATCGAGGACAAACCTTTTTACCCAACTATCCAGCCTTACCCTGAATGGTCCTCCCTTTTTGAAAAAGGTGTGCCCGAAATGAATGCTTATATAGCTTCCACTGCTAAGCCGCGGGCACAGGTGCCGCTGTTAAGTGAAAAAAAAGACCCGGTACTTGCTGAATGGCAATATGGAATGGGATGGACAGCGGCCTTTACATCCGACATCTCAGGCAAGTGGTCGGGAGAATGGGCAAGCTGGGAAAAGTGGCCGACCTATATTAATCAGCTTGTTACTAAAACACTGCCGCAATATGAAAGTGAACCATACAGGGTTGATGTTGAGAACAAGGATGGTAATACAGTGCTCAGCCTGGAGTCTGCGGCAAGCATTTCTTTGCCTATTGAGACATCCATCGTGTCTGAAACAGGTGAACAGATAAAAGCCAATATGAGGCTTACTGCGCCAGGTAAATATGAGGCGCTGATGCCTGAAAATGCGGGTATGTACTTTTTAAATATTAAACAGACAGATCAGAATGGGAATATTCAGGTTCATCAGACCGGTTTTACCATTCCCTATTCTGAGGAGTATTTGCAAAAGGGAACAAATAATGAGAATTTGCAGTCACTCTCAAAAATGACTGGAGGCAAGATGCTCACGAGCGGGGAAGAAGCATTCCGACCGCTGAAAAAACCGGCAAGCACCAAACAGCCAATCAGCGAATGGCTGCTTATCGCTGCATTTCTGCTCTTTTTTTCAGAAATTGCAGTAAGGCGCTTTGGTCTGACGGGTCTTGCAGCAGGAATTCTGAAGAAAAACAGAAAAGTAAAAGAAAAGCCAGATGCGCCTAAGAAGGTACCAAAACTTAAAGCTTCCAGGAAAAAACCGTCTCCTTCCGAACAGGCGCCTGTTAAACTTCAAGAAGAAATTCCTGTAAAGGAACCACCGGAGAAAACAAAAGCAAAGAAGCCGAACCTGACTCAACCTTCAGCAGAACCCTCGCCGAAAGAAAGAGAAGAGCGGATGAAAAGGCTGCTGGATGCAAAAAACAGGAAAAAATAA
- a CDS encoding vWA domain-containing protein produces MQFINPAYFILSIFIGAVVLFYFFRKQYEEKTNSSNLLWEQVLNEWQASPWLKKLQQNLLFWLQLLALLLLMLALVRPFWLEDSLKGEHIIIIIDPSASMSAESGGKSRFEIAKEEMLDLAGKLNGQQVSLIKAGEKNEILLSREDDLNAIRRTIEGLELTYEYENMEKAVLLAGSLSSGKDTALHIFSDSAGKKDLMKELAGLYTVVHNIGENAGNVSLQSFGTAAAGDGISAAAVIENQSSGNIETAFTVKSEGEVLFEQNLSLKTNEEKTVQIKNLPEKPYYEAAISISDGYSADNHAASIYTDPKPKVYTLGDVNPFAVKGFQTIGAELLQTDPSALKGLDMKGVVVAEGSTLSGLPELPIIFFNTSKDKTKLEEGISGDEDPLFEYANFEKVYISSASSVLKGEWETVLKSGDIPLVQRGMHNGQPIIIVNFNLSDTDWPLLPGFPIFLYNSYQWLSQQSDFLGYFSSGEERWLNIGNETGSWEIFNNQDENLYSLDLNKETFKAPIIPGTYQAVSGNQIYYFSVLLDEREKSAGTEESFTLNAKSSEKSSMTQRPNESLWFWLAFIALILIVIEWEVYRRGHRG; encoded by the coding sequence ATGCAATTCATAAATCCTGCTTATTTTATTTTATCCATTTTTATCGGAGCGGTTGTCCTATTTTATTTCTTTCGGAAGCAGTATGAGGAAAAGACGAATTCATCCAATTTGCTTTGGGAACAGGTGCTGAATGAATGGCAGGCTTCCCCCTGGCTGAAAAAGCTTCAGCAAAATCTGTTATTTTGGCTGCAATTATTGGCACTTCTATTATTGATGCTGGCCCTTGTGCGTCCATTTTGGCTTGAAGATTCTTTAAAAGGAGAGCACATAATCATCATCATTGATCCATCCGCTTCTATGTCGGCTGAAAGCGGAGGGAAAAGCCGTTTTGAGATCGCAAAAGAGGAAATGCTTGATCTGGCAGGCAAGCTTAATGGCCAGCAGGTAAGCTTAATTAAAGCAGGAGAGAAAAATGAGATTCTCTTAAGCCGGGAAGATGATCTTAATGCTATTCGAAGAACCATTGAGGGGCTGGAGCTTACTTATGAGTATGAGAATATGGAAAAAGCCGTTCTTTTGGCAGGCTCCTTATCTTCAGGAAAAGACACGGCTCTTCATATTTTTTCAGACTCAGCTGGAAAGAAAGATTTAATGAAGGAATTGGCCGGTCTATATACTGTTGTACATAATATTGGAGAGAACGCAGGGAATGTGTCGCTGCAGTCGTTTGGAACAGCTGCCGCCGGTGATGGTATTTCAGCAGCTGCAGTGATAGAAAACCAGTCTTCTGGAAATATAGAGACAGCTTTTACAGTGAAATCTGAGGGAGAAGTCCTGTTTGAACAGAATCTATCATTAAAAACAAATGAGGAGAAGACCGTTCAAATAAAAAATCTGCCGGAAAAACCTTACTACGAGGCAGCTATCTCCATTAGCGATGGCTATAGTGCAGATAATCATGCAGCCTCTATTTACACTGACCCAAAACCTAAGGTTTACACTTTGGGAGATGTAAATCCCTTTGCGGTGAAGGGTTTTCAAACTATTGGTGCCGAATTGCTGCAGACAGATCCGTCTGCTCTAAAGGGTTTGGATATGAAAGGTGTCGTTGTGGCGGAAGGAAGCACCCTATCGGGACTCCCGGAGCTGCCGATAATCTTTTTTAATACAAGCAAAGATAAAACAAAACTTGAAGAAGGAATTTCGGGGGACGAGGATCCTCTTTTTGAATATGCAAACTTTGAAAAGGTGTATATCAGTTCTGCATCCTCCGTTCTGAAAGGAGAATGGGAGACTGTATTGAAAAGCGGGGATATTCCTTTAGTCCAAAGGGGAATGCATAATGGGCAGCCAATTATTATCGTCAATTTTAATCTATCAGACACAGATTGGCCCCTCCTGCCCGGTTTTCCAATCTTTCTGTATAACTCTTACCAGTGGCTATCTCAGCAATCAGATTTCCTCGGATATTTCAGCTCCGGTGAAGAAAGATGGTTAAATATCGGCAATGAAACTGGAAGCTGGGAAATTTTCAATAATCAAGACGAAAATCTATACTCTCTTGATCTAAATAAGGAAACCTTTAAAGCTCCTATAATCCCAGGAACTTACCAGGCTGTATCTGGAAATCAAATTTATTATTTTTCTGTCCTTCTGGATGAAAGGGAGAAAAGTGCAGGAACAGAAGAATCCTTTACACTGAATGCTAAATCATCTGAAAAAAGCAGCATGACCCAAAGACCTAATGAAAGTCTCTGGTTCTGGCTGGCGTTCATAGCTTTAATCCTGATTGTTATCGAATGGGAGGTATATCGCCGTGGGCATAGAGGTTAA
- a CDS encoding DUF58 domain-containing protein, whose amino-acid sequence MNSHQILLGKLQKRKVAVKTRKRGFHSGSRQSHKFGSSMEFSDFRAYQPGDDIRQIDWNVYGRTQKHYIKRFLDEQELSIAVYLDATSSMTKMEEKWEYAKALAAALSFMILSGEDRLLFSPVSSAGIQPIKRKGSVYSRRTFMEIQDIEPFALSNNFLGSLKDTLSKHQQLAVIIADGFEPLQEWEILFRKLRGLKQEFWLFQVQADEEMTPSYSGDVKLIDSETGTAVNVSMSPAVLAEYEKRLREHNEQLEVLCKRYGGQYIFAPETRDLQTVLFRDLYAKGLVR is encoded by the coding sequence ATGAACAGCCATCAAATCCTTCTTGGAAAGCTGCAGAAGCGTAAAGTTGCGGTAAAGACCAGGAAAAGAGGGTTTCATTCAGGTTCCAGGCAATCCCATAAATTCGGATCTTCCATGGAGTTTTCTGACTTCAGGGCATATCAGCCCGGAGACGATATCCGGCAAATAGATTGGAATGTCTATGGCAGAACACAAAAACATTATATTAAACGTTTCCTTGATGAGCAGGAACTGTCTATTGCTGTTTATCTGGATGCCACTTCATCAATGACCAAAATGGAAGAAAAATGGGAGTACGCCAAAGCTCTTGCTGCGGCTTTGAGCTTTATGATTCTTTCCGGTGAAGACCGGCTCCTGTTTTCACCTGTTTCTTCTGCTGGCATACAGCCTATCAAAAGAAAAGGCTCTGTTTACAGCAGGCGGACATTCATGGAAATCCAGGATATTGAACCCTTTGCTCTGTCCAATAACTTTCTGGGCAGCTTAAAAGACACTCTTTCAAAGCACCAGCAGCTTGCTGTAATAATAGCAGATGGTTTTGAACCGCTTCAGGAATGGGAAATCCTTTTTAGGAAGCTAAGAGGGCTGAAACAGGAGTTCTGGCTATTTCAGGTGCAGGCTGATGAAGAAATGACACCGTCATATTCTGGAGATGTAAAGTTAATTGATAGTGAAACAGGGACCGCTGTAAATGTGAGCATGAGCCCTGCCGTATTGGCCGAATATGAAAAGCGCCTAAGAGAACATAATGAACAGCTTGAGGTTTTATGCAAGCGGTATGGCGGCCAATATATCTTTGCCCCTGAAACAAGAGATCTTCAGACTGTTCTTTTCAGGGATTTGTATGCGAAGGGGCTGGTCAGGTGA
- a CDS encoding AAA family ATPase — MSVTQEKEQQFAQAADIIARVRDEIQSFIVGQEEVVEQVLWSIFSGGHVLLEGLPGLGKTMLIKTIAEVLDLKFSRIQFTPDIMPSDITGTMLLQPDEAGRQTFSFHKGPIFANIILADEINRATPKTQSALLEAMGEKTVTIMGETKRMEKPFFVLATQNPIDMEGTYPLPEAQTDRFICKVNVAYPTQKELKEIARRTTGVQNTHLNKAAGLNDVVALQELTREILVSEDILDYAVWLITATHPDSEDAPETVKEYVQYGSGPRGLQSLINMARARALCSGRYHVSIGDLKNVAYPVLRHRLILNFEGEAAGITADSIIEGLIKENSRGAKS; from the coding sequence ATGTCCGTAACACAGGAAAAAGAGCAGCAATTCGCACAAGCAGCAGATATTATTGCAAGAGTGAGAGATGAAATTCAATCATTTATAGTAGGCCAGGAGGAAGTAGTCGAACAAGTATTATGGAGCATTTTCTCAGGCGGCCATGTTTTGCTTGAAGGTTTGCCGGGGCTTGGTAAAACGATGCTGATTAAGACTATTGCAGAGGTACTGGACCTGAAATTTTCCCGTATTCAATTTACCCCTGATATTATGCCATCCGATATAACCGGAACGATGCTGCTTCAGCCTGATGAAGCAGGCAGGCAAACGTTCAGCTTTCATAAAGGGCCCATATTCGCCAACATCATCCTGGCAGATGAAATTAACAGAGCAACACCTAAAACACAAAGTGCCCTGCTTGAGGCAATGGGAGAAAAAACGGTTACCATTATGGGTGAAACCAAAAGAATGGAAAAGCCATTTTTTGTTCTTGCAACTCAAAACCCGATTGACATGGAAGGAACATATCCTCTGCCGGAGGCACAAACCGACCGGTTTATCTGTAAGGTGAACGTAGCTTATCCGACACAGAAAGAATTAAAAGAAATTGCCCGGAGAACTACAGGTGTGCAAAATACTCATTTAAATAAAGCGGCCGGGCTGAATGATGTAGTTGCTCTTCAGGAACTCACAAGAGAAATCCTCGTATCAGAGGATATTCTCGATTATGCTGTATGGCTGATCACTGCCACACATCCGGATTCAGAGGATGCACCGGAAACAGTAAAAGAATACGTCCAATATGGAAGCGGTCCCCGCGGACTCCAGAGCCTGATAAATATGGCAAGAGCAAGAGCATTGTGCTCAGGAAGGTACCATGTTTCAATAGGTGACCTTAAAAATGTTGCCTATCCCGTTCTGCGACACCGCCTCATTTTAAACTTTGAAGGAGAAGCTGCGGGGATTACGGCAGATTCGATTATTGAAGGTCTAATAAAAGAAAATTCCCGGGGAGCTAAGAGCTGA
- a CDS encoding ABC transporter permease produces the protein MKNLVVNPVLNKEFKLRFRSFKSYLGVLFYLLALGLIIVGFIFIESLSNNMQGFFKPEQSRTMFMVLSILQLCLILFITPGLTAGVISSERERQTLNIMLTTTQSSSSIILSKLISSISYLILLIAASLPLYSFVFLFGGISPGQLLTTMGFYLFTIVVYGSIGVLFSTLIRKTIVSMVTTYGVTLFLAGGTAFLALIFMQLTNAYGYTGTQPTNPLAYFPAMLNPVIILMSTFEPEMTNEITRSTGIEFPLWISYLISYTLIFIGAVLLSIKKLRPNMKKG, from the coding sequence ATGAAGAATTTAGTCGTAAATCCTGTACTGAATAAAGAATTTAAGCTCCGCTTCCGAAGCTTTAAAAGTTACCTCGGTGTCCTATTTTACCTCTTGGCATTAGGGCTAATCATTGTTGGATTCATTTTTATTGAATCACTGTCAAACAACATGCAGGGCTTTTTTAAACCGGAACAGAGCCGGACAATGTTTATGGTTTTATCTATATTGCAGCTTTGCTTGATTCTGTTTATTACCCCTGGATTAACAGCAGGGGTTATCAGCAGCGAAAGAGAGAGGCAGACCTTAAATATCATGCTCACGACGACTCAAAGCTCATCAAGCATAATATTAAGCAAGCTGATCTCTTCCATTTCATATTTAATATTGCTGATTGCGGCAAGTTTGCCTCTTTATAGCTTTGTGTTTTTATTTGGAGGTATTTCTCCAGGCCAGCTGCTTACGACAATGGGATTTTATTTGTTTACAATCGTGGTTTACGGAAGCATTGGAGTCTTATTTTCAACGCTAATCAGAAAAACCATTGTCTCGATGGTTACCACCTATGGGGTTACTTTATTTTTAGCAGGCGGAACGGCTTTCCTTGCTTTAATTTTTATGCAGTTAACAAATGCATATGGGTATACTGGGACTCAGCCGACGAATCCGCTGGCATATTTCCCGGCTATGCTCAATCCGGTCATTATTCTGATGAGTACCTTTGAGCCGGAAATGACCAATGAAATTACAAGATCAACAGGCATTGAATTTCCTTTATGGATTTCATACTTAATTTCATATACTTTGATTTTCATTGGAGCTGTGCTTCTTAGCATTAAAAAACTCCGTCCCAATATGAAAAAGGGTTAG
- a CDS encoding ABC transporter ATP-binding protein has translation MIEILDLTKRYGKFTALDSLNLTIEKGSVFGFVGQNGAGKSTTFSILATLLAPTSGSAYVNGYDVQKEPKLVRKQIGYMPDFFGVYDQLKADEYLHFYGASYGIPFAEREKLIPQLLDLVNLSHKRESYVDLLSRGMKQRLCLARCLIHDPEVLILDEPASGLDPRARVEMREILKELKSMGKTILISSHILPELAEMCDTIGIIDQGKLVAQGSVGDIQSQLRGERLILVKVHGNAENAISFFEDDPNIFKLSLLEDGLSFQFIYKGTTEEQTELLKRAILSNLAITSFAEAETDLEDVFMEITKGVELT, from the coding sequence ATGATTGAAATATTAGATTTAACGAAACGATATGGAAAATTCACAGCACTGGATTCCTTAAATCTTACTATTGAAAAAGGCAGTGTCTTTGGTTTTGTCGGACAAAATGGTGCAGGAAAATCCACAACCTTTTCCATTTTGGCAACCCTGCTTGCCCCAACTTCGGGATCGGCTTACGTAAACGGGTATGATGTGCAAAAGGAGCCAAAGCTCGTAAGAAAGCAAATTGGCTATATGCCGGACTTCTTCGGGGTTTATGATCAGCTTAAGGCTGATGAATATCTTCACTTCTACGGTGCAAGTTACGGTATTCCATTCGCAGAACGCGAGAAGCTGATTCCGCAGCTGCTCGACCTTGTCAACTTGTCACATAAAAGAGAGTCATATGTGGACCTTCTATCAAGAGGGATGAAACAGCGTCTATGCCTGGCAAGATGTCTGATTCATGATCCTGAAGTCCTGATTCTGGATGAACCTGCATCAGGACTTGACCCGCGAGCAAGGGTAGAAATGAGGGAAATATTAAAAGAATTGAAGAGTATGGGCAAGACGATTTTAATATCTTCACATATTCTGCCTGAGCTTGCAGAAATGTGCGATACCATTGGCATTATTGATCAGGGTAAACTGGTGGCTCAGGGGTCTGTTGGTGATATCCAGTCGCAGCTCAGAGGAGAAAGACTGATTCTTGTAAAAGTTCATGGGAATGCTGAAAATGCCATCTCCTTTTTCGAAGATGATCCAAATATTTTTAAATTATCTTTGCTGGAGGATGGGTTATCTTTTCAGTTTATTTATAAAGGGACGACTGAAGAGCAAACAGAACTTCTTAAAAGAGCCATATTAAGTAATCTGGCCATTACCAGCTTTGCAGAAGCCGAAACAGACCTGGAAGATGTCTTTATGGAAATTACAAAGGGAGTTGAGCTGACATGA